One segment of Meriones unguiculatus strain TT.TT164.6M chromosome 3, Bangor_MerUng_6.1, whole genome shotgun sequence DNA contains the following:
- the LOC132652823 gene encoding PRAME family member 12-like isoform X1 codes for MSAQTPPTLLKLAMQALLRDETLDMSALDKLPMVFFPALFKEALTGRHTTTVKAMVAAWPFPCLPVGALMKTPDLETFQAVLAGVDTWLQRKFHPRRGKLQVLDLRKKHHEFWSIWAGAEDGGCSAETTDEQQVVKVLPRYALRRRLKVVADLCFRPRADEEQRCFLQWAHQRKGSIQFCCPEMTIWAQPIHIMKEILNVFHPEHIRVFELNTHWNVFLLAAFAPCLGEMRNLHKLLLAPISTSVFKISNRTTDREDKCINKFISQFSRFNCLQHLSLKSVYFLRDRINQVLRCLTTPLETLSITYCHISQADLNYFSECSKLSELKHLDMKGVPLKALDLMPLRVLLENVADTLLSLDLKACRMKDSHLTVLIPALSKCSQLCKVNFYCNEFSMPILRDLLQHTANLSKMNLEKYPAPLECYDEFGYVSIERFVQLCAEQIDRLRVIRQPKCISFATHMCPRCGERCVYGMGSRLCLCQRRQR; via the exons ATGAGTGCTCAGACTCCTCCCACACTCCTGAAGCTGGCAATGCAGGCTTTGCTGAGAGATGAGACCTTGGACATGTCAGCTCTGGACAAACTGCCCATGGTGTTCTTCCCAGCACTGTTCAAGGAGGCCTTGACTGGCAGACACACTACAACTGTGAAAGCAATGGtggcagcctggcctttcccctgtctccctgtggggGCATTGATGAAGACCCCTGACTTGGAAACCTTCCAGGCAGTTCTAGCAGGAGTAGATACATGGCTGCAAAGAAAGTTTCACCCCAG GAGGGGAAAACTTCAGGTTCTTGACCTGAGGAAGAAGCACCATGAATTCTGGAGCATATGGGCTGGTGCGGAGGATGGTGGTTGTTcagcagagaccacagatgaGCAGCAAGTAGTGAAGGTCCTTCCCAGATATGCACTAAGGCGGCGCCTGAAGGTGGTAGCTGACCTTTGCTTCAGGCCGCGTGCAGATGAAGAACAAAGATGCTTCTTGCAGTGGGCCCACCAAAGAAAGGGCTCCATCCAATTCTGCTGTCCAGAGATGACCATCTGGGCTCAGCCTATCCATATTATGAAAGAGATCCTGAATGTTTTTCATCCAGAGCATATCCGGGTATTCGAACTGAACACACACTGGAATGTGTTTTTGCTGGCGGCCTTTGCTCCTTGCCTGGGCGAGATGAGAAATCTTCACAAACTCTTACTGGCACCTATCTCCACGAGTGTCTTCAAGATTAGCAACAGGACAACAGACAGGGAAGACAAGTGTATCAACAAGTTCATTTCTCAGTTCTCCAGATTCAACTGTCTTCAGCACCTCTCCTTAAAGAGCGTCTACTTTCTCAGAGACCGCATCAATCAGGTCCTCAG ATGCCTGACGACCCCGttggagaccctgtccatcaCTTACTGCCACATTTCACAGGCAGACCTGAACTACTTCTCTGAGTGTTCAAAGCTCTCTGAGCTGAAACATCTGGACATGAAAGGTGTGCCCTTAAAGGCTTTGGATCTTATGCCTCTCCGAGTCCTCCTAGAGAATGTGGCAGATACTTTGCTGTCCCTGGACTTGAAGGCTTGTAGGATGAAGGACTCTCATCTCACTGTGCTCATACCTGCCCTCAGCAAGTGCTCCCAGCTGTGCAAGGTCAATTTCTACTGCAATGAATTCTCCATGCCCATCCTGAGGGACCTTTTGCAGCACACAGCCAACTTGAGCAAGATGAATTTGGAAAAGTACCCTGCCCCTCTCGAGTGCTATGATGAGTTCGGTTATGTCTCCATAGAAAGATTTGTCCAACTCTGTGCTGAGCAAATAGATAGACTCAGGGTCATAAGGCAGCCCAAGTGCATCTCCTTTGCTACACATATGTGCCCTAGATGTGGAGAGCGCTGTGTTTATGGCATGGGATCCCGACTGTGTCTTTGTCAGAGGAGGCAGCGCTAA
- the LOC132652823 gene encoding PRAME family member 12-like isoform X3: MSAQTPPTLLKLAMQALLRDETLDMSALDKLPMVFFPALFKEALTGRHTTTVKAMVAAWPFPCLPVGALMKTPDLETFQAVLAGVDTWLQRKFHPRCLTTPLETLSITYCHISQADLNYFSECSKLSELKHLDMKGVPLKALDLMPLRVLLENVADTLLSLDLKACRMKDSHLTVLIPALSKCSQLCKVNFYCNEFSMPILRDLLQHTANLSKMNLEKYPAPLECYDEFGYVSIERFVQLCAEQIDRLRVIRQPKCISFATHMCPRCGERCVYGMGSRLCLCQRRQR; the protein is encoded by the exons ATGAGTGCTCAGACTCCTCCCACACTCCTGAAGCTGGCAATGCAGGCTTTGCTGAGAGATGAGACCTTGGACATGTCAGCTCTGGACAAACTGCCCATGGTGTTCTTCCCAGCACTGTTCAAGGAGGCCTTGACTGGCAGACACACTACAACTGTGAAAGCAATGGtggcagcctggcctttcccctgtctccctgtggggGCATTGATGAAGACCCCTGACTTGGAAACCTTCCAGGCAGTTCTAGCAGGAGTAGATACATGGCTGCAAAGAAAGTTTCACCCCAG ATGCCTGACGACCCCGttggagaccctgtccatcaCTTACTGCCACATTTCACAGGCAGACCTGAACTACTTCTCTGAGTGTTCAAAGCTCTCTGAGCTGAAACATCTGGACATGAAAGGTGTGCCCTTAAAGGCTTTGGATCTTATGCCTCTCCGAGTCCTCCTAGAGAATGTGGCAGATACTTTGCTGTCCCTGGACTTGAAGGCTTGTAGGATGAAGGACTCTCATCTCACTGTGCTCATACCTGCCCTCAGCAAGTGCTCCCAGCTGTGCAAGGTCAATTTCTACTGCAATGAATTCTCCATGCCCATCCTGAGGGACCTTTTGCAGCACACAGCCAACTTGAGCAAGATGAATTTGGAAAAGTACCCTGCCCCTCTCGAGTGCTATGATGAGTTCGGTTATGTCTCCATAGAAAGATTTGTCCAACTCTGTGCTGAGCAAATAGATAGACTCAGGGTCATAAGGCAGCCCAAGTGCATCTCCTTTGCTACACATATGTGCCCTAGATGTGGAGAGCGCTGTGTTTATGGCATGGGATCCCGACTGTGTCTTTGTCAGAGGAGGCAGCGCTAA
- the LOC132652823 gene encoding PRAME family member 12-like isoform X2: MSAQTPPTLLKLAMQALLRDETLDMSALDKLPMVFFPALFKEALTGRHTTTVKAMVAAWPFPCLPVGALMKTPDLETFQAVLAGVDTWLQRKFHPRGKLQVLDLRKKHHEFWSIWAGAEDGGCSAETTDEQQVVKVLPRYALRRRLKVVADLCFRPRADEEQRCFLQWAHQRKGSIQFCCPEMTIWAQPIHIMKEILNVFHPEHIRVFELNTHWNVFLLAAFAPCLGEMRNLHKLLLAPISTSVFKISNRTTDREDKCINKFISQFSRFNCLQHLSLKSVYFLRDRINQVLRCLTTPLETLSITYCHISQADLNYFSECSKLSELKHLDMKGVPLKALDLMPLRVLLENVADTLLSLDLKACRMKDSHLTVLIPALSKCSQLCKVNFYCNEFSMPILRDLLQHTANLSKMNLEKYPAPLECYDEFGYVSIERFVQLCAEQIDRLRVIRQPKCISFATHMCPRCGERCVYGMGSRLCLCQRRQR, translated from the exons ATGAGTGCTCAGACTCCTCCCACACTCCTGAAGCTGGCAATGCAGGCTTTGCTGAGAGATGAGACCTTGGACATGTCAGCTCTGGACAAACTGCCCATGGTGTTCTTCCCAGCACTGTTCAAGGAGGCCTTGACTGGCAGACACACTACAACTGTGAAAGCAATGGtggcagcctggcctttcccctgtctccctgtggggGCATTGATGAAGACCCCTGACTTGGAAACCTTCCAGGCAGTTCTAGCAGGAGTAGATACATGGCTGCAAAGAAAGTTTCACCCCAG GGGAAAACTTCAGGTTCTTGACCTGAGGAAGAAGCACCATGAATTCTGGAGCATATGGGCTGGTGCGGAGGATGGTGGTTGTTcagcagagaccacagatgaGCAGCAAGTAGTGAAGGTCCTTCCCAGATATGCACTAAGGCGGCGCCTGAAGGTGGTAGCTGACCTTTGCTTCAGGCCGCGTGCAGATGAAGAACAAAGATGCTTCTTGCAGTGGGCCCACCAAAGAAAGGGCTCCATCCAATTCTGCTGTCCAGAGATGACCATCTGGGCTCAGCCTATCCATATTATGAAAGAGATCCTGAATGTTTTTCATCCAGAGCATATCCGGGTATTCGAACTGAACACACACTGGAATGTGTTTTTGCTGGCGGCCTTTGCTCCTTGCCTGGGCGAGATGAGAAATCTTCACAAACTCTTACTGGCACCTATCTCCACGAGTGTCTTCAAGATTAGCAACAGGACAACAGACAGGGAAGACAAGTGTATCAACAAGTTCATTTCTCAGTTCTCCAGATTCAACTGTCTTCAGCACCTCTCCTTAAAGAGCGTCTACTTTCTCAGAGACCGCATCAATCAGGTCCTCAG ATGCCTGACGACCCCGttggagaccctgtccatcaCTTACTGCCACATTTCACAGGCAGACCTGAACTACTTCTCTGAGTGTTCAAAGCTCTCTGAGCTGAAACATCTGGACATGAAAGGTGTGCCCTTAAAGGCTTTGGATCTTATGCCTCTCCGAGTCCTCCTAGAGAATGTGGCAGATACTTTGCTGTCCCTGGACTTGAAGGCTTGTAGGATGAAGGACTCTCATCTCACTGTGCTCATACCTGCCCTCAGCAAGTGCTCCCAGCTGTGCAAGGTCAATTTCTACTGCAATGAATTCTCCATGCCCATCCTGAGGGACCTTTTGCAGCACACAGCCAACTTGAGCAAGATGAATTTGGAAAAGTACCCTGCCCCTCTCGAGTGCTATGATGAGTTCGGTTATGTCTCCATAGAAAGATTTGTCCAACTCTGTGCTGAGCAAATAGATAGACTCAGGGTCATAAGGCAGCCCAAGTGCATCTCCTTTGCTACACATATGTGCCCTAGATGTGGAGAGCGCTGTGTTTATGGCATGGGATCCCGACTGTGTCTTTGTCAGAGGAGGCAGCGCTAA